A single Neoarius graeffei isolate fNeoGra1 chromosome 23, fNeoGra1.pri, whole genome shotgun sequence DNA region contains:
- the LOC132871302 gene encoding MICOS complex subunit MIC26-like: MVAAVLPLLKSATKRKLAVALFTPPTPAEKTSYALDKAEEYYKTIESGINPSVQTVSDTYAFLINPPSEFYPSVSAVGFSAILRLYPAKGRCETVLFPIRLMMLSSSMFYPQHAAFLAKEAKDQISSLGSQLRVHLEDMRKGKSRGKKVSTENMKFCNVSIRVSD, from the exons ATGGTGGCAGCTGTACTCCCACTATTGAAATCTGCGACGAAGAGAAAACTGGCTGTGGCACTGTTTACTCCACCTACCCCCGCG GAAAAGACATCATATGCCCTGGATAAAGCTGAG GAATATTATAAGACCATAGAGTCTGGTATTAATCCATCTGTACAGAC TGTTTCAGACACTTATGCATTTCTGATTAATCCTCCATCCGAGTTCTACCCAAGTGTTAGTGCTGTAGGGTTTTCTGCAATCCTCAGACTTTACCCTGCCAAAGGTAGGTGTGAAACTG TTCTCTTCCCCATTAGATTGATGATGCTGAGCTCCTCCATGTTTTACCCACAGCACGCTGCCTTTCTGGCCAAG GAGGCCAAAGACCAGATATCCAGTTTGGGTTCACAGCTACGTGTGCATTTGGAGGACATGCGGAAGGGAAAATCACGTGGGAAGAAGGTGAGCACAGAGAACATGAAGTTCTGCAATGTTTCCATCAGAGTCTCAGACTAA